A window from Gallus gallus isolate bGalGal1 chromosome 7, bGalGal1.mat.broiler.GRCg7b, whole genome shotgun sequence encodes these proteins:
- the ZNF142 gene encoding zinc finger protein 142 isoform X4: MSAEVAAPQAAGEEMEALCSELLLPSPGAVGAAGAVGSPTATAGAAPLPVSQELVLAEASSPGEGAAAEGSNVEIFIEAVAGNVTLSNAANGTEVLVKVVELYFCERCGQSFPEASLLSQHECLLLPPPEHLQLPEVLPAPTSKGQNESEGSEPPLVGVSEGSALQCLLCPICQEAFAQPGELKEHFKTHRGPQGALPCPEKGCCFATEDRKQLRSHLRLLHGASPVSCTYRACPLLFPSRPAMEQHHRTHFPFHCGHCDFVTANAKLFWQHRKGHVAETSVMSSIPSSAPLKQLCILPSEGQKEAENCHADWEATSEETRPANPSGIGEGSLEELKASAGEEDSESDEDDSLEEDGESPCEGEAKENRKVADKAKVTWAQHFKGDVAEGSEYVYKTHMCPECKRCFKKRTHLVEHLHLHFPDPSLQCPNCHKYFTSKSKLKIHMMRETGEKVHRCPLCHYSSVEKNALNRHMASMHEDISNFYSDVYSCPVCKEKFRLSQALKEHLKTHKAEPKRLSCFQGGCDYCVEDRKEFVRHLKDSHGIKAVECKYHACSLLFGTAEAMEAHRKTHYAFHCQQCDFICSNKHVFRKHKKQGHPGSEQLQCSFCPYATFNPVEYHDHVGKMHANEKIHKCTECAFATAHKRVLIRHMLLHTGEKPHKCELCDFTCRDVSYLSKHMLTHSSDKNFMCTECGYITKWKHYLNVHMRKHTGDLRYQCNQCSYRCHRADQLSSHKLRHQGKSLICEVCGFACKRKYELQKHMQAKHSQNYQVPIFQCQYCAYQTKYKQALLNHENCKHTKQKEFRCALCSYCTFSNTSLFFHKRKIHGYVPGDKDWLENYASKELEISSSESVFGYELGAALRVDASSPFSSKEQWAKVKPSQPESQGEEGCQQAFMVPLLGQDAAPPEGSSKAQTAVGKGEQSCTVDDSMQSDTAAGSAELITSEDVAESCTLHLETVNVSSDPILEHLTGDACMAQPESMEMLSCKEPPAAYEMLGSQDDLGLEDNDNELEDIPDYKEEEADVRKDEMLRLEDSAAAGASQENDTIGEATGHLERSCSDHSKLDAGPEMRETSQREPPEAWLSVLKTAEQSHPSIPVDAATSTDDTRNSSESVLKALRKQDKEQAETLVLEGRVQMLVVQSESQIFKCEKCSYITRKEKSMSLHSKASCQSHRTPLVCCECGASFKQQRGLNTHLLKKCPVLLKKNKVLKPAVVEAAGSHRPTGQLGDNGTETAESDRGGMEEPGHPESPWEAKMMPDKMQESDGPFAGEQVSGCPSPVKSLSGDSAEVAEEPSQQGDGAETSGMERPLQAGKPSEKYRLEGGKLHCNACSFVCSRVSTITSHVEDGCRSLEQFWCSLCPEAFRSQRALKNHCAEKHLLHPEEDRPHGTQLPGGDPASAEMGQPADPVLDAAPLKAALPKQRRFSCPTCPFTCHQERAMKTHKKRGCVALGEFRCASCPFTSKAAKALRLHRKLHRKHYSKRPQLQCRQCEFTCKQARCLRQHVRIKHEGVKPHKCLYCEFSTTRRYRLEAHQSLHTGVGRIACGICSQTFGTNSKLRIHRLRVHEKTPTHFCPLCDYSSYLQNDITRHVNSCHRGELNFGCSRCEARFSSETALKQHVLRRHEEKVSYGCPQCGFVCHSEATLKCHVQKQHPHLECGTCKESFPSRDALEEHKKQHFSHRCELCSFAAKERQQLVRHYVESHEPATPQDKPLRCPFCDFACRHQLVFDQHMKGHGGTCIYKCSDCEYTTKNRQKITWHIRIHTGEKPYKCHLCKYTCADPSRLKVIIILPHHKGPFLEQESQAWGNGRKMACLY, translated from the exons ATGAGCGCAGAAGTGGCTGCACCTCAGGCTGCGGGCGAGGAGATGGAGGCCCTGTGTtctgagctgctcctgccctccccgggggcagtgggagcagcaggggCGGTTGGAAGCCCCACTGCCACGGCTGGGGCTGCCCCGCTGCCCGTGAGCCAGGAGTTGGTGCTGGCAGAGGCGTCATCGCCCGGGGAAGGGGCTGCGGCTGAAGGAAGCAATGTAGAAATCTTCATTGAAGCTGTGGCTGGCAACGTGACTCTGAGCAATGCGGCCAACGGCACCG AGGTGCTGGTCAAAGTGGTGGAGTTGTATTTCTGCGAGAGATGTGGCCAGAGCTTCCCGGAGGCTTCCTTGCTGTCCCAGCACGAGTGCCTGCTACTGCCACCACCAGAGCACCTGCAGCTACCTGAAGTGCTGCCAGCACCCACCAGTAAGGGCCAGAATGAGTCAGAGGGCTCAGAACCACCATTAGTGGGCGTCTCAGAGGGCTCAGCTCTCCagtgcctgctgtgccccatCTGCCAGGAGGCGTTTGCACAGCCTGGTGAGCTCAAGGAGCATTTCAAGACCCACCGTGGCCCACAGggagctctgccctgccctgagaagggctgctgctttgccaCAGAGGACCGCAAGCAGCTGCGCAGCCACCTACGTCTCCTGCATGGGGCTTCCCCTGTGTCCTGCACCTACCGAGCCTGCCCCTTGCTCTTCCCCAGCCGCCCAGCCATGGAGCAGCACCACCGCACCCACTTCCCCTTCCACTGTGGCCACTGTGATTTTGTCACAGCTAATGCCAAGCTCTTCTGGCAGCACAGGAAGGGTCACGTTGCTGAGACATCTGTGATgagcagcatccccagctcagctcccctcaagcagctctgcattctgCCATCAG AAGGGCAGAAGGAGGCAGAGAATTGCCACGCTGACTGGGAAGCTACCTCAGAAGAAACGAGGCCAGCAAATCCCTCAGGCATTGGAGAGGGCTCCTTGGAGGAGCTGAAAGCATCTGCCGGAGAAGAGGATTCAGAGAGTGATGAGGACGATTCACTGGAGGAGGATGGAGAGAGCCCCTGTGAGGGCGAGGCCAAAGAGAACAGGAAGGTGGCTGACAAAGCCAAGGTGACCTGGGCTCAGCACTTCAAAG GAGATGTTGCAGAGGGCTCAGAATACGTCTACAAAACCCACATGTGCCCCGAATGCAAGCGGTGCTTCAAGAAGCGGACGCACCTGGTGGAGCACCTCCACCTGCACTTCCCTGACCCCAGCCTGCAGTGCCCCAACTGCCACAAGTACTTCACCAGTAAAAGCAAGCTGAAAATCCACATGATGAGGGAGACAGGTGAGAAGGTGCACCGCTGCCCGCTCTGCCACTACAGCTCGGTGGAGAAGAATGCCCTCAACCGCCACATGGCCAGCATGCATGAGGACATTTCCAACTTCTACTCCGATGTCTACTCCTGTCCGGTCTGTAAGGAGAAGTTTCGCCTCAGTCAGGCCCTCAAAGAGCACTTGAAAACTCACAAAGCTGAGCCCAAGAGGCTGAGCTGCTTCCAAGGGGGCTGTGACTACTGTGTGGAGGACAGGAAGGAGTTTGTCCGTCATCTCAAGGATTCTCACGGCATCAAGGCAGTGGAGTGCAAGTACCATGCCTGCTCACTGCTCTTTGGCACTGCTGAGGCCATGGAGGCTCACCGGAAAACCCACTATGCTTtccactgccagcagtgtgacTTCATCTGCTCCAACAAGCACGTCTTCCGCAAGCATAAGAAGCAGGGCCACCCAGGCAGCGAGCAGCTCCAGTGCAGCTTCTGTCCCTACGCCACCTTCAACCCTGTGGAGTATCATGACCACGTGGGCAAGATGCACGCCAACGAGAAGATCCACAAGTGCACCGAGTGTGCCTTCGCTACCGCGCACAAGAGGGTGCTCATCCGGCACATGCTGCTGCACACAG GAGAGAAGCCTCACAAGTGTGAGCTGTGTGACTTCACGTGCCGCGATGTGAGCTACCTGTCCAAGCACATGCTGACCCATTCCAGTGACAAGAACTTCATGTGCACTGAGTGTGGATACATCACCAAGTGGAAGCACTACTTGAATGTCCACATGCGCAAGCACACCGGCGATCTTCG GTACCAGTGCAACCAGTGCTCATACCGGTGCCACCGTGCCGACCAGCTGAGCAGCCACAAGCTGCGGCACCAGGGCAAAAGCCTCATCTGCGAGGTGTGTGGCTTTGCTTGCAAGCGCAAGTACGAGCTGCAGAAGCACATGCAGGCAAAGCACTCGCAGAACTACCAAGTGCCCATCTTCCAGTGCCAGTACTGTGCCTACCAGACCAAGTACAAGCAGGCGTTGCTGAACCACGAGAACTGCAAGCACACCAAGCAAAAGGAGTTTCGCTGCGCCCTTTGCTCTTACTGCACCTTCAGCAACACCAGCCTCTTCTTCCACAAGCGCAAGATTCACGGTTATGTGCCTGGTGACAAGGACTGGCTGGAAAACTatgccagcaaggagctggaGATCAGCTCATCTGAGTCTGTCTTTGGCTACGAGCTTGGAGCAGCCCTGCGTGTGGATGCCAGCTCCCCCTTCTCTAGCAAGGAGCAGTGGGCAAAAGTGAAGCCATCCCAGCCAGAGTCCCAGGGGGAAGAGGGCTGCCAGCAAGCATTCATGGTGCCCCTTCTGGGGCAGGATGCTGCTCCGCCGGAGGGCAGCAGTAAGGCTCAGACAGCTGTGGGCAagggggagcagagctgcacagttGATGACAGCATGCAGAGTGACACTGCTGCGGGCTCAGCTGAGCTCATCACTTCTGAGGATGTGGCAGAGAGCTGCACGTTGCACTTGGAGACAGTGAATGTCTCATCTGATCCCATCCTAGAGCATTTGACTGGAGATGCCTGCATGGCACAGCCGGAGAGCATGGAAATGCTGTCCTGTAAGGAGCCTCCTGCTGCCTATGAGATGCTGGGCTCCCAGGATGACCTTGGCTTGGAGGACAATGACAACGAGCTTGAAGACATCCCGGACTATAAGGAAGAAGAGGCAGATGTACGCAAGGATGAGATGTTGAGGCTAGAGGACAGCGCAGCAGCAGGTGCCAGCCAGGAAAATGACACCATAGGGGAGGCCACAGGCCACCTTGAGAGGTCGTGTTCAGACCACAGCAAGCTGGATGCAGGCCCAGAGATGAGAGAGACTAGCCAACGTGAACCGCCAGAGGCCTGGCTCAGTGTGCTGAAgacagctgagcagagccatCCGTCTATCCCAGTGGATGCGGCCACCTCCACTGATGACACCAGAAACAGTTCAGAGTCGGTTCTGAAGGCGCTGCGGaagcaggacaaggagcaggCAGAGACGCTGGTGTTGGAGGGAAGGGTCCAGATGCTGGTGGTGCAGTCAGAGAGTCAGAtctttaaatgtgaaaaatgctCTTACATCACACGGAAGGAGAAGTCCATGTCCCTGCACTCCAAAGCCAGCTGCCAGAGCCACCGCACCCCACTTGTGTGCTGCGAGTGCGGTGCCAGCTTTAAGCAGCAAAGGGGACTCAACACACACCTCCTCAAGAAATGCCCAGTCCTCCTGAAGAAGAACAAGGTCCTCAAACCAGCTGTTGTGGAGGCAGCTGGGTCGCACCGTCCTACTGGGCAGCTGGGTGATAATGGtacagaaacagcagagagCGACAGGGGAGGCATGGAGGAGCCTGGACATCCTGAGTCCCCTTGGGAAGCTAAAATGATGCCTGATAAAATGCAGGAATCGGATGGTCCCTTTGCTGGGGAACAGGTGTCAGGCTGTCCTTCCCCTGTGAAGTCTCTCTCTGGTGATAGTGCAGAGGTGGCAGAAGAGCCCTCACAGCAAGGGGATGGAGCTGAGACAAGCGGAATGGAGCGTCCCTTGCAGGCTGGGAAGCCCTCTGAGAAGTACCGTCTGGAGGGTGGGAAGCTGCACTGCAATGCCTGCTCCTTCGTGTGCTCCCGTGTCTCCACCATCACCTCCCACGTGGAGGACGGCTGCCGGAGCCTGGAGCAGTTCTGGTGCTCACTGTGCCCTGAAGCCTTTCGCTCCCAGCGGGCCCTGAAGAACCACTGTGCCGAGAAGCACCTCCTGCATCCCGAGGAGGACAGACCCCACGGCACCCAGCTCCCGGGGGGGGACCCAGCCAGCGCTGAGATGGGGCAGCCCGCCGACCCCGTGCTAGACGCAGCCCCCCTGAAAGCCGCGCTGCCCAAACAGAGGCGTTTCTCCTGCCCCACTTGCCCCTTCACCTGCCACCAGGAGCGGGCCATGAAGACGCACAAGAAGAGGGGCTGCGTGGCGCTGGGAGAGTTCCGCTGTGCCTCCTGCCCCTTCACCTCCAAAGCGGCCAAAGCCCTGCGCCTGCACCGCAAGCTGCACCGCAAGCACTACAGCAAGCGGCCGCAGCTGCAGTGCCGCCAGTGCGAGTTCACCTGCAAGCAGGCCCGCTGCCTGCGGCAGCACGTGCGCATCAAGCACGAGGGGGTGAAACCCCACAAGTGCCTCTACTGCGAGTTCAGCACCACGCGGCGGTACCGCCTGGAGGCCCACCAGTCCCTGCACACCGGCGTGGGCCGCATCGCCTGCGGCATCTGCAGCCAGACCTTCGGCACCAACTCCAAGCTGCGCATCCACCGCCTGCGGGTGCATGAGAAGACGCCCACCCACTTCTGCCCGCTGTGCGACTACAGCAGCTACCTGCAGAACGACATCACCCGCCACGTCAACAGCTGCCACCGCGGCGAGCTCAACTTCGGCTGCTCCCGCTGCGAGGCGCGGTTCAGCTCCGAGACGGCCCTGAAGCAGCATGTCCTGCGGCGGCACGAGGAGAAGGTGTCCTACGGCTGCCCGCAGTGCGGCTTCGTGTGCCACAGCGAGGCCACGCTCAAGTGCCACGTGCAAAAGCAGCACCCGCACCTGGAGTGCGGCACCTGCAAGGAGAGCTTTCCCAGCCGGGATGCTCTGGAGGAGCACAAGAAGCAGCACTTCAGCCACCGCTGCGAGCTGTGCAGCTTCGCTGCCAAGGAGCGGCAGCAGCTGGTGCGGCACTACGTGGAGAGCCACGAGCCGGCCACCCCCCAGGACAAACCCCTGCGGTGCCCCTTCTGCGACTTTGCCTGCCGCCATCAGCTTGTCTTCGACCAGCACATGAAGGGCCACGGGGGCACGTGCATCTACAAGTGCTCCGACTGTGAGTACACCACCAAGAACAGGCAGAAGATCACCTGGCACATCCGCATCCACACCGGTGAGAAGCCCTACAAGTGCCACCTCTGCAAGTACACCTGTGCCGACCCCTCACGTCTCAAG GTGATTATCATCCTCCCGCACCATAAAGGGCCTTTCCTAGAACAAGAGAGTCAGGCGTGGGGTAATGGAAGGAAAATGGCCTGTCTTTACTAA
- the ZNF142 gene encoding zinc finger protein 142 isoform X2, protein MSAEVAAPQAAGEEMEALCSELLLPSPGAVGAAGAVGSPTATAGAAPLPVSQELVLAEASSPGEGAAAEGSNVEIFIEAVAGNVTLSNAANGTEVLVKVVELYFCERCGQSFPEASLLSQHECLLLPPPEHLQLPEVLPAPTSKGQNESEGSEPPLVGVSEGSALQCLLCPICQEAFAQPGELKEHFKTHRGPQGALPCPEKGCCFATEDRKQLRSHLRLLHGASPVSCTYRACPLLFPSRPAMEQHHRTHFPFHCGHCDFVTANAKLFWQHRKGHVAETSVMSSIPSSAPLKQLCILPSEGQKEAENCHADWEATSEETRPANPSGIGEGSLEELKASAGEEDSESDEDDSLEEDGESPCEGEAKENRKVADKAKVTWAQHFKGDVAEGSEYVYKTHMCPECKRCFKKRTHLVEHLHLHFPDPSLQCPNCHKYFTSKSKLKIHMMRETGEKVHRCPLCHYSSVEKNALNRHMASMHEDISNFYSDVYSCPVCKEKFRLSQALKEHLKTHKAEPKRLSCFQGGCDYCVEDRKEFVRHLKDSHGIKAVECKYHACSLLFGTAEAMEAHRKTHYAFHCQQCDFICSNKHVFRKHKKQGHPGSEQLQCSFCPYATFNPVEYHDHVGKMHANEKIHKCTECAFATAHKRVLIRHMLLHTGEKPHKCELCDFTCRDVSYLSKHMLTHSSDKNFMCTECGYITKWKHYLNVHMRKHTGDLRYQCNQCSYRCHRADQLSSHKLRHQGKSLICEVCGFACKRKYELQKHMQAKHSQNYQVPIFQCQYCAYQTKYKQALLNHENCKHTKQKEFRCALCSYCTFSNTSLFFHKRKIHGYVPGDKDWLENYASKELEISSSESVFGYELGAALRVDASSPFSSKEQWAKVKPSQPESQGEEGCQQAFMVPLLGQDAAPPEGSSKAQTAVGKGEQSCTVDDSMQSDTAAGSAELITSEDVAESCTLHLETVNVSSDPILEHLTGDACMAQPESMEMLSCKEPPAAYEMLGSQDDLGLEDNDNELEDIPDYKEEEADVRKDEMLRLEDSAAAGASQENDTIGEATGHLERSCSDHSKLDAGPEMRETSQREPPEAWLSVLKTAEQSHPSIPVDAATSTDDTRNSSESVLKALRKQDKEQAETLVLEGRVQMLVVQSESQIFKCEKCSYITRKEKSMSLHSKASCQSHRTPLVCCECGASFKQQRGLNTHLLKKCPVLLKKNKVLKPAVVEAAGSHRPTGQLGDNGTETAESDRGGMEEPGHPESPWEAKMMPDKMQESDGPFAGEQVSGCPSPVKSLSGDSAEVAEEPSQQGDGAETSGMERPLQAGKPSEKYRLEGGKLHCNACSFVCSRVSTITSHVEDGCRSLEQFWCSLCPEAFRSQRALKNHCAEKHLLHPEEDRPHGTQLPGGDPASAEMGQPADPVLDAAPLKAALPKQRRFSCPTCPFTCHQERAMKTHKKRGCVALGEFRCASCPFTSKAAKALRLHRKLHRKHYSKRPQLQCRQCEFTCKQARCLRQHVRIKHEGVKPHKCLYCEFSTTRRYRLEAHQSLHTGVGRIACGICSQTFGTNSKLRIHRLRVHEKTPTHFCPLCDYSSYLQNDITRHVNSCHRGELNFGCSRCEARFSSETALKQHVLRRHEEKVSYGCPQCGFVCHSEATLKCHVQKQHPHLECGTCKESFPSRDALEEHKKQHFSHRCELCSFAAKERQQLVRHYVESHEPATPQDKPLRCPFCDFACRHQLVFDQHMKGHGGTCIYKCSDCEYTTKNRQKITWHIRIHTGEKPYKCHLCKYTCADPSRLKYHMRIHKEERKYLCPDCGYKCKWVNQLKYHMTKHTALSPLPQG, encoded by the exons ATGAGCGCAGAAGTGGCTGCACCTCAGGCTGCGGGCGAGGAGATGGAGGCCCTGTGTtctgagctgctcctgccctccccgggggcagtgggagcagcaggggCGGTTGGAAGCCCCACTGCCACGGCTGGGGCTGCCCCGCTGCCCGTGAGCCAGGAGTTGGTGCTGGCAGAGGCGTCATCGCCCGGGGAAGGGGCTGCGGCTGAAGGAAGCAATGTAGAAATCTTCATTGAAGCTGTGGCTGGCAACGTGACTCTGAGCAATGCGGCCAACGGCACCG AGGTGCTGGTCAAAGTGGTGGAGTTGTATTTCTGCGAGAGATGTGGCCAGAGCTTCCCGGAGGCTTCCTTGCTGTCCCAGCACGAGTGCCTGCTACTGCCACCACCAGAGCACCTGCAGCTACCTGAAGTGCTGCCAGCACCCACCAGTAAGGGCCAGAATGAGTCAGAGGGCTCAGAACCACCATTAGTGGGCGTCTCAGAGGGCTCAGCTCTCCagtgcctgctgtgccccatCTGCCAGGAGGCGTTTGCACAGCCTGGTGAGCTCAAGGAGCATTTCAAGACCCACCGTGGCCCACAGggagctctgccctgccctgagaagggctgctgctttgccaCAGAGGACCGCAAGCAGCTGCGCAGCCACCTACGTCTCCTGCATGGGGCTTCCCCTGTGTCCTGCACCTACCGAGCCTGCCCCTTGCTCTTCCCCAGCCGCCCAGCCATGGAGCAGCACCACCGCACCCACTTCCCCTTCCACTGTGGCCACTGTGATTTTGTCACAGCTAATGCCAAGCTCTTCTGGCAGCACAGGAAGGGTCACGTTGCTGAGACATCTGTGATgagcagcatccccagctcagctcccctcaagcagctctgcattctgCCATCAG AAGGGCAGAAGGAGGCAGAGAATTGCCACGCTGACTGGGAAGCTACCTCAGAAGAAACGAGGCCAGCAAATCCCTCAGGCATTGGAGAGGGCTCCTTGGAGGAGCTGAAAGCATCTGCCGGAGAAGAGGATTCAGAGAGTGATGAGGACGATTCACTGGAGGAGGATGGAGAGAGCCCCTGTGAGGGCGAGGCCAAAGAGAACAGGAAGGTGGCTGACAAAGCCAAGGTGACCTGGGCTCAGCACTTCAAAG GAGATGTTGCAGAGGGCTCAGAATACGTCTACAAAACCCACATGTGCCCCGAATGCAAGCGGTGCTTCAAGAAGCGGACGCACCTGGTGGAGCACCTCCACCTGCACTTCCCTGACCCCAGCCTGCAGTGCCCCAACTGCCACAAGTACTTCACCAGTAAAAGCAAGCTGAAAATCCACATGATGAGGGAGACAGGTGAGAAGGTGCACCGCTGCCCGCTCTGCCACTACAGCTCGGTGGAGAAGAATGCCCTCAACCGCCACATGGCCAGCATGCATGAGGACATTTCCAACTTCTACTCCGATGTCTACTCCTGTCCGGTCTGTAAGGAGAAGTTTCGCCTCAGTCAGGCCCTCAAAGAGCACTTGAAAACTCACAAAGCTGAGCCCAAGAGGCTGAGCTGCTTCCAAGGGGGCTGTGACTACTGTGTGGAGGACAGGAAGGAGTTTGTCCGTCATCTCAAGGATTCTCACGGCATCAAGGCAGTGGAGTGCAAGTACCATGCCTGCTCACTGCTCTTTGGCACTGCTGAGGCCATGGAGGCTCACCGGAAAACCCACTATGCTTtccactgccagcagtgtgacTTCATCTGCTCCAACAAGCACGTCTTCCGCAAGCATAAGAAGCAGGGCCACCCAGGCAGCGAGCAGCTCCAGTGCAGCTTCTGTCCCTACGCCACCTTCAACCCTGTGGAGTATCATGACCACGTGGGCAAGATGCACGCCAACGAGAAGATCCACAAGTGCACCGAGTGTGCCTTCGCTACCGCGCACAAGAGGGTGCTCATCCGGCACATGCTGCTGCACACAG GAGAGAAGCCTCACAAGTGTGAGCTGTGTGACTTCACGTGCCGCGATGTGAGCTACCTGTCCAAGCACATGCTGACCCATTCCAGTGACAAGAACTTCATGTGCACTGAGTGTGGATACATCACCAAGTGGAAGCACTACTTGAATGTCCACATGCGCAAGCACACCGGCGATCTTCG GTACCAGTGCAACCAGTGCTCATACCGGTGCCACCGTGCCGACCAGCTGAGCAGCCACAAGCTGCGGCACCAGGGCAAAAGCCTCATCTGCGAGGTGTGTGGCTTTGCTTGCAAGCGCAAGTACGAGCTGCAGAAGCACATGCAGGCAAAGCACTCGCAGAACTACCAAGTGCCCATCTTCCAGTGCCAGTACTGTGCCTACCAGACCAAGTACAAGCAGGCGTTGCTGAACCACGAGAACTGCAAGCACACCAAGCAAAAGGAGTTTCGCTGCGCCCTTTGCTCTTACTGCACCTTCAGCAACACCAGCCTCTTCTTCCACAAGCGCAAGATTCACGGTTATGTGCCTGGTGACAAGGACTGGCTGGAAAACTatgccagcaaggagctggaGATCAGCTCATCTGAGTCTGTCTTTGGCTACGAGCTTGGAGCAGCCCTGCGTGTGGATGCCAGCTCCCCCTTCTCTAGCAAGGAGCAGTGGGCAAAAGTGAAGCCATCCCAGCCAGAGTCCCAGGGGGAAGAGGGCTGCCAGCAAGCATTCATGGTGCCCCTTCTGGGGCAGGATGCTGCTCCGCCGGAGGGCAGCAGTAAGGCTCAGACAGCTGTGGGCAagggggagcagagctgcacagttGATGACAGCATGCAGAGTGACACTGCTGCGGGCTCAGCTGAGCTCATCACTTCTGAGGATGTGGCAGAGAGCTGCACGTTGCACTTGGAGACAGTGAATGTCTCATCTGATCCCATCCTAGAGCATTTGACTGGAGATGCCTGCATGGCACAGCCGGAGAGCATGGAAATGCTGTCCTGTAAGGAGCCTCCTGCTGCCTATGAGATGCTGGGCTCCCAGGATGACCTTGGCTTGGAGGACAATGACAACGAGCTTGAAGACATCCCGGACTATAAGGAAGAAGAGGCAGATGTACGCAAGGATGAGATGTTGAGGCTAGAGGACAGCGCAGCAGCAGGTGCCAGCCAGGAAAATGACACCATAGGGGAGGCCACAGGCCACCTTGAGAGGTCGTGTTCAGACCACAGCAAGCTGGATGCAGGCCCAGAGATGAGAGAGACTAGCCAACGTGAACCGCCAGAGGCCTGGCTCAGTGTGCTGAAgacagctgagcagagccatCCGTCTATCCCAGTGGATGCGGCCACCTCCACTGATGACACCAGAAACAGTTCAGAGTCGGTTCTGAAGGCGCTGCGGaagcaggacaaggagcaggCAGAGACGCTGGTGTTGGAGGGAAGGGTCCAGATGCTGGTGGTGCAGTCAGAGAGTCAGAtctttaaatgtgaaaaatgctCTTACATCACACGGAAGGAGAAGTCCATGTCCCTGCACTCCAAAGCCAGCTGCCAGAGCCACCGCACCCCACTTGTGTGCTGCGAGTGCGGTGCCAGCTTTAAGCAGCAAAGGGGACTCAACACACACCTCCTCAAGAAATGCCCAGTCCTCCTGAAGAAGAACAAGGTCCTCAAACCAGCTGTTGTGGAGGCAGCTGGGTCGCACCGTCCTACTGGGCAGCTGGGTGATAATGGtacagaaacagcagagagCGACAGGGGAGGCATGGAGGAGCCTGGACATCCTGAGTCCCCTTGGGAAGCTAAAATGATGCCTGATAAAATGCAGGAATCGGATGGTCCCTTTGCTGGGGAACAGGTGTCAGGCTGTCCTTCCCCTGTGAAGTCTCTCTCTGGTGATAGTGCAGAGGTGGCAGAAGAGCCCTCACAGCAAGGGGATGGAGCTGAGACAAGCGGAATGGAGCGTCCCTTGCAGGCTGGGAAGCCCTCTGAGAAGTACCGTCTGGAGGGTGGGAAGCTGCACTGCAATGCCTGCTCCTTCGTGTGCTCCCGTGTCTCCACCATCACCTCCCACGTGGAGGACGGCTGCCGGAGCCTGGAGCAGTTCTGGTGCTCACTGTGCCCTGAAGCCTTTCGCTCCCAGCGGGCCCTGAAGAACCACTGTGCCGAGAAGCACCTCCTGCATCCCGAGGAGGACAGACCCCACGGCACCCAGCTCCCGGGGGGGGACCCAGCCAGCGCTGAGATGGGGCAGCCCGCCGACCCCGTGCTAGACGCAGCCCCCCTGAAAGCCGCGCTGCCCAAACAGAGGCGTTTCTCCTGCCCCACTTGCCCCTTCACCTGCCACCAGGAGCGGGCCATGAAGACGCACAAGAAGAGGGGCTGCGTGGCGCTGGGAGAGTTCCGCTGTGCCTCCTGCCCCTTCACCTCCAAAGCGGCCAAAGCCCTGCGCCTGCACCGCAAGCTGCACCGCAAGCACTACAGCAAGCGGCCGCAGCTGCAGTGCCGCCAGTGCGAGTTCACCTGCAAGCAGGCCCGCTGCCTGCGGCAGCACGTGCGCATCAAGCACGAGGGGGTGAAACCCCACAAGTGCCTCTACTGCGAGTTCAGCACCACGCGGCGGTACCGCCTGGAGGCCCACCAGTCCCTGCACACCGGCGTGGGCCGCATCGCCTGCGGCATCTGCAGCCAGACCTTCGGCACCAACTCCAAGCTGCGCATCCACCGCCTGCGGGTGCATGAGAAGACGCCCACCCACTTCTGCCCGCTGTGCGACTACAGCAGCTACCTGCAGAACGACATCACCCGCCACGTCAACAGCTGCCACCGCGGCGAGCTCAACTTCGGCTGCTCCCGCTGCGAGGCGCGGTTCAGCTCCGAGACGGCCCTGAAGCAGCATGTCCTGCGGCGGCACGAGGAGAAGGTGTCCTACGGCTGCCCGCAGTGCGGCTTCGTGTGCCACAGCGAGGCCACGCTCAAGTGCCACGTGCAAAAGCAGCACCCGCACCTGGAGTGCGGCACCTGCAAGGAGAGCTTTCCCAGCCGGGATGCTCTGGAGGAGCACAAGAAGCAGCACTTCAGCCACCGCTGCGAGCTGTGCAGCTTCGCTGCCAAGGAGCGGCAGCAGCTGGTGCGGCACTACGTGGAGAGCCACGAGCCGGCCACCCCCCAGGACAAACCCCTGCGGTGCCCCTTCTGCGACTTTGCCTGCCGCCATCAGCTTGTCTTCGACCAGCACATGAAGGGCCACGGGGGCACGTGCATCTACAAGTGCTCCGACTGTGAGTACACCACCAAGAACAGGCAGAAGATCACCTGGCACATCCGCATCCACACCGGTGAGAAGCCCTACAAGTGCCACCTCTGCAAGTACACCTGTGCCGACCCCTCACGTCTCAAG TACCACATGCGGATCCACAAGGAGGAGCGCAAATACCTCTGCCCAGACTGTGGCTACAAGTGCAAGTGGGTGAATCAGCTCAAGTACCACATGACGAAGCACACAG cactgtccccactGCCGCAGGGCTGA